A stretch of the Drosophila sulfurigaster albostrigata strain 15112-1811.04 chromosome 2L, ASM2355843v2, whole genome shotgun sequence genome encodes the following:
- the LOC133842915 gene encoding peritrophin-44, protein MKGRNLVNCLALILLANFSTSQRVEDICQLFSDGTVLRDPESCSRSITCQDAKSTYATCSGSTPFFNKDTLKCVKTLDDSDGCDVTCANSTATFINDPKSCFGYYYCADEQTPMYGKCADGQHFNGTTQRCVWTQHSTCTAASFDYCSIIKNGVSFDSNLGCNRYYECTKGALVDKTCSTGYYDARSGACISKSLVHCAAHPYPTNVCGTAKKPLINTYVADGATCQGYFYCTQTSDGSPDPAPKWGQCGVDLFFDATSQICTTPIKVACSEDRCQGRTIPFVLSATKGCRNYLRCSNGVTKDEKSCAGNLFFDEEQGSCVAEILKFAAC, encoded by the coding sequence ATGAAAGGAAGGAATTTAGTTAACTGTTTGGCATTGATTTTGCTGGCCAACTTTTCGACAAGTCAGCGCGTCGAAGACATCTGTCAATTGTTCTCCGATGGCACTGTGTTACGTGATCCCGAATCCTGCAGTCGATCAATCACATGCCAGGACGCAAAGAGCACTTACGCCACCTGCTCGGGATCGACGCCGTTCTTCAACAAGGACACACTGAAGTGTGTGAAAACTCTTGACGACAGCGACGGTTGTGATGTGACGTGTGCAAATTCTACAGCGACATTTATCAACGATCCCAAGTCCTGTTTTGGCTATTACTATTGTGCCGACGAACAGACGCCGATGTATGGCAAATGCGCCGATGGCCAACACTTTAATGGAACCACTCAGCGTTGTGTTTGGACACAGCATTCGACATGCACCGCAGCCTCATTTGATTACTGCAGCATTATCAAGAACGGTGTGAGCTTTGACAGCAACTTGGGCTGCAATCGGTATTATGAATGCACCAAGGGTGCACTCGTGGACAAGACCTGCTCGACGGGCTACTACGATGCCCGATCTGGTGCATGTATCTCCAAGAGTCTGGTGCATTGCGCTGCCCATCCGTATCCCACGAATGTTTGCGGCACTGCCAAAAAACCCTTAATAAACACCTATGTGGCGGATGGGGCCACCTGCCAGGGTTATTTCTACTGCACCCAGACATCGGATGGCAGTCCGGATCCGGCTCCCAAGTGGGGCCAATGCGGCGTTGATTTGTTCTTCGACGCGACTTCGCAGATCTGCACGACGCCAATTAAGGTGGCTTGCTCTGAGGATCGTTGCCAGGGACGAACGATTCCCTTTGTGCTCAGCGCCACGAAGGGTTGTCGGAACTATTTGAGATGCTCGAATGGTGTCACGAAAGATGAAAAGTCCTGTGCTGGCAATTTGTTCTTTGACGAGGAGCAAGGCTCGTGTGTAGCAGAGATCTTGAAATTCGCAGCCTGCTAA